One Halomonas sp. M4R1S46 genomic window carries:
- a CDS encoding peptidoglycan DD-metalloendopeptidase family protein has protein sequence MMRILHSLPRTHKLLLLPVATMVTVLGAHKILTSVEDARHDRHPLDTVLVPLDANASPGVPSLSLDREPVAKAIQVASRAMDATREPVPLSQLTASEIVDLDFIETARARPALAAGDDAQREATDTASSGLDEGARHMAIVLGTVASGMLASNERLVADATSYEEVSEDELELFDEGPILFEEEIAANEPYVPEWQTYTVQQGDTFAIMAQEHLGMGYSEVMTLLEAMPEPRLLTHWRVGSHFEYQLDAEGELLALRLMENARDGYLVERGEQGVDVATIERAGEATQRLYAGTVSGSFARSAQATGLTSAEVVELARVLEKKLDFRRDTRRGDRFQVLVESDIIDGESLDPRVLAVNYDGARMDLTLVRNREDNRFYTPDGASLDPAFDRRPFAGHYRLSSPFNPRRHHPVTGRISPHKGTDFAMPSGTPVNAPADGRVEKVGNHPAAGRYIVVRHDNGYKTRYLHLSRPLVSRGDRVTRGERIALSGNTGRSTGPHLHYEVLVNNRQVDAMKVELPESQSLSGDALVAFQRQAEPVLAALQSGETGTTVASTEAEISESDDES, from the coding sequence ATGATGCGAATCCTCCATTCGCTGCCCCGCACGCACAAGTTACTGTTGTTACCCGTTGCCACCATGGTCACTGTGCTGGGCGCCCACAAGATTCTCACCTCGGTCGAGGATGCCCGGCATGACCGGCACCCCCTAGACACCGTCCTGGTTCCCCTCGACGCCAATGCCTCCCCGGGCGTGCCCTCGCTGTCTCTCGATCGCGAACCGGTCGCCAAGGCCATCCAGGTGGCTTCCCGGGCCATGGATGCCACCCGCGAACCCGTGCCCCTGTCGCAGTTGACCGCCTCCGAGATCGTCGACCTCGACTTCATCGAGACGGCCCGGGCCAGGCCGGCGCTTGCCGCGGGCGACGACGCGCAGCGCGAGGCCACGGACACCGCCTCCTCGGGCCTGGACGAGGGCGCCCGCCACATGGCCATCGTGCTCGGCACCGTGGCCAGCGGCATGCTTGCATCCAACGAGCGCCTGGTGGCCGACGCCACCTCCTACGAGGAGGTCTCCGAGGACGAGCTCGAGCTGTTCGACGAGGGCCCGATCCTCTTCGAGGAAGAGATCGCCGCCAACGAGCCCTATGTCCCCGAATGGCAAACCTACACTGTCCAGCAAGGCGATACCTTCGCGATCATGGCCCAGGAGCACCTGGGCATGGGCTACAGCGAGGTCATGACCCTGCTGGAGGCGATGCCCGAGCCGCGCCTGCTGACCCACTGGCGGGTCGGCAGCCACTTCGAGTACCAGCTCGACGCCGAGGGCGAGCTGCTCGCCCTGCGCCTGATGGAGAACGCCCGGGACGGCTACCTGGTCGAGCGTGGCGAGCAAGGCGTCGACGTGGCGACCATCGAGCGCGCCGGCGAGGCCACCCAGCGGCTCTATGCCGGGACGGTCAGCGGCAGCTTCGCCCGCTCGGCACAGGCCACGGGCCTGACCAGCGCCGAGGTGGTCGAGCTCGCCCGGGTACTCGAAAAGAAACTGGACTTCCGCCGCGACACCCGTCGCGGCGATCGTTTTCAGGTGCTGGTGGAATCCGACATCATCGACGGCGAGAGCCTCGACCCGCGGGTGCTGGCGGTCAACTACGACGGCGCGCGCATGGATCTGACCCTGGTGCGCAACCGCGAGGACAACCGCTTCTACACCCCGGATGGCGCCAGTCTCGACCCGGCCTTCGACCGGCGGCCCTTCGCTGGCCACTACCGCCTGAGCTCGCCATTCAACCCGCGTCGCCACCACCCGGTGACCGGGCGCATCAGCCCCCACAAGGGCACCGACTTCGCCATGCCGAGTGGCACGCCGGTCAATGCGCCCGCCGACGGCCGCGTGGAGAAGGTCGGCAATCATCCGGCGGCCGGCCGTTACATCGTCGTCCGGCATGACAACGGCTACAAGACCCGCTACCTGCACCTGTCGCGGCCGCTGGTCAGTCGCGGCGACCGGGTGACCCGCGGCGAGCGCATCGCCCTGTCCGGCAACACCGGCCGCAGCACCGGCCCCCACCTGCATTACGAGGTGCTGGTCAACAACCGCCAGGTGGACGCCATGAAGGTCGAACTGCCGGAGAGCCAGAGCCTCAGCGGCGATGCCCTGGTGGCCTTCCAGCGCCAGGCCGAGCCGGTGCTGGCGGCACTGCAGAGCGGCGAAACCGGCACCACGGTGGCCAGCACGGAAGCCGAGATCAGCGAGTCCGACGACGAGAGCTGA
- a CDS encoding DEAD/DEAH box helicase — MTSTSVASPSFGDLALLPDVLSAIETLGYETPSPIQAQTIPALLEGRDMLGQAQTGTGKTAAFALPLLSRLDLTRRVPQVLVLAPTRELAQQVAVSFSKYGQNLKGLEVATLCGGQEYREQLSALRRGAQVVVGTPGRVIDHLDRGSLKLDGLSALVLDEADEMLRMGFIDDVKRVVADTPTDAQRVFFSATLPTEIERIVNRYLVEPVKVAIESRTTTGENIEQRRVRIDGGAKLEALARILEVEPVDGAIVFVRTRAACTTLMEQLSARGVNVASLSGDLDQSLRERTITRLKRGKVDVLIATDVAARGLDVPRITHVINYDLPQDSEAYTHRIGRTGRAGRDGVAITFAGNRESRKVGWLEQATGQKMSEMPLPDEAAIRAHRDQVFHHRVVASLTKGADEQRALVERLVEEGHDPVELACAFAALARADEAPIGRLQAPRKERNERNERSPRDGKAPRREGGPRDRAPSEGMTRYRVSVGHKDGVKPGQLVGALANEGGIEGNRIGRIDIRNAFSVVELPNSLPSSILAKMARARVAGRPLEISEDRAPDRAPRRRRDDDPVPRRERA; from the coding sequence ATGACCTCGACTTCTGTCGCCTCGCCGAGCTTCGGCGATCTGGCCCTGCTGCCTGACGTTCTCTCCGCCATCGAGACCCTCGGCTACGAGACCCCGTCGCCGATCCAGGCACAGACCATTCCGGCCCTGCTGGAAGGCCGCGACATGCTGGGCCAGGCCCAGACCGGCACCGGCAAGACCGCTGCCTTCGCCCTGCCGCTGCTCTCGCGGCTCGACCTCACGCGCCGCGTGCCCCAGGTGCTGGTGCTGGCCCCGACCCGCGAGCTGGCCCAGCAGGTGGCCGTGTCGTTCTCCAAGTACGGCCAGAACCTCAAGGGGCTGGAAGTGGCGACCCTGTGCGGTGGCCAGGAATACCGCGAGCAGCTCAGCGCCCTGCGGCGTGGCGCCCAGGTCGTGGTCGGGACCCCCGGCCGGGTCATCGACCACCTGGACCGCGGCAGCCTGAAGCTCGACGGCCTGTCCGCGCTGGTGCTCGACGAGGCCGACGAGATGCTGCGCATGGGCTTCATCGACGACGTCAAGCGCGTGGTGGCCGACACCCCGACCGACGCCCAGCGGGTGTTCTTCTCCGCCACCCTGCCCACCGAGATCGAGCGGATCGTCAACCGCTACCTGGTGGAGCCGGTCAAGGTGGCCATCGAGTCGCGTACCACCACCGGCGAGAACATCGAGCAGCGCCGGGTGCGCATCGACGGGGGCGCCAAGCTGGAAGCCCTGGCGCGCATCCTCGAGGTGGAGCCGGTGGACGGCGCCATCGTCTTCGTACGGACCCGCGCGGCCTGCACCACCCTGATGGAGCAGCTCTCCGCCCGCGGCGTGAACGTGGCCAGCCTGTCCGGCGACCTGGACCAGAGCCTGCGCGAGCGCACCATCACCCGCCTCAAGCGCGGCAAGGTCGACGTGCTGATCGCCACCGACGTGGCCGCCCGTGGCCTGGACGTGCCGCGCATCACCCACGTCATCAACTATGATCTGCCGCAGGATTCCGAGGCCTATACCCACCGCATCGGTCGTACCGGCCGAGCCGGCCGCGACGGCGTGGCGATCACCTTCGCCGGCAACCGCGAGAGCCGCAAGGTCGGCTGGCTGGAGCAGGCCACCGGCCAGAAGATGAGCGAGATGCCGCTGCCCGACGAGGCCGCCATCCGCGCCCATCGCGACCAGGTCTTCCACCACCGGGTGGTCGCCTCCCTGACCAAGGGCGCCGACGAGCAGCGGGCCCTGGTGGAGCGCCTGGTCGAGGAAGGCCATGACCCCGTCGAGCTGGCCTGCGCCTTCGCCGCCCTGGCCCGGGCCGACGAGGCGCCCATCGGCCGCCTCCAGGCGCCGCGCAAGGAGCGCAACGAGCGCAACGAGCGCAGCCCGCGTGACGGCAAGGCGCCGCGTCGCGAGGGCGGTCCCCGCGACCGTGCCCCCAGCGAGGGCATGACCCGCTACCGCGTCTCCGTGGGCCACAAGGACGGCGTCAAGCCCGGCCAGCTGGTCGGCGCGCTGGCCAACGAGGGCGGCATCGAGGGTAACCGCATCGGCCGGATCGACATCCGCAATGCATTCTCCGTCGTCGAGTTGCCGAACAGCCTGCCGTCCAGCATCCTGGCCAAGATGGCGCGTGCCCGGGTGGCCGGTCGTCCTCTGGAGATCAGCGAGGACCGTGCCCCCGATCGCGCTCCCCGTCGTCGCCGCGACGACGACCCGGTGCCCCGCCGCGAGCGGGCCTGA
- a CDS encoding ABC transporter ATP-binding protein, with amino-acid sequence MTSRDAHAETAPPGEGRLAAFLGVFRYSHRALGLVWQTSRGLTLGLALCTLVAGVLPAVAAWIGQLIVDAVVAAMALHREGSAPLVDLLEPVLRYVAMEAGMVALIALAQRGLSAQQSLLRALLGQKVNVMILEKAGTLSLSQFEDSEFYDKLTRARREASTRPLGLVNKTFGLAQNGISLASFGVLLVQFSPWALAVLVIGALPVFVSEARFSGDAFRLFRWRSPQTRMQMYLETVLAREDSIKEVKLFGLEPLLLDRYRRIFDTLYAEDRRLTIRRETWGFLLGLLGTLAFYGAYAWVVVDTVAGRLTLGEMTMYLMVFKQGQAALSASLTAISGMYEDNLYLSNLYEYLEQPVARETGRRTRGARPGDGIRFEGVSFTYPGADAPALADIDLHLTPGHSLALVGVNGSGKTTLIKLLTRLYDPDEGRILLDGSDLRDWDLATLRRRIGVIFQDFVRYQLKVGENLGAGDVTAFDDEARWQEAARRGLAEDFIATMPAGYHTQLGRWFKGGQELSGGQWQKIALARAYMREDADILVLDEPTAAMDAAAEAAVYADFRDHARDKMTVLISHRFSTVRAADQILVIDGGRILERGDHHSLMAEGGRYARLFRLQAKGYA; translated from the coding sequence TTGACCAGCCGTGATGCCCACGCCGAGACCGCCCCGCCCGGGGAGGGACGCCTGGCCGCCTTCCTCGGCGTCTTTCGCTACAGCCACCGGGCGCTGGGCCTGGTCTGGCAGACCTCGCGGGGCCTGACCCTGGGGCTGGCCCTGTGCACCCTGGTAGCCGGCGTGCTGCCCGCGGTGGCCGCCTGGATCGGCCAGCTGATCGTCGATGCGGTGGTCGCCGCCATGGCCCTGCACCGCGAGGGCTCGGCCCCACTCGTCGACCTGCTCGAGCCGGTGCTGCGCTACGTGGCGATGGAAGCCGGGATGGTGGCGCTGATCGCCCTGGCCCAGCGCGGCCTCTCGGCCCAGCAATCGCTGCTGCGCGCCCTGCTCGGCCAGAAGGTCAACGTGATGATCCTCGAGAAGGCCGGCACGCTGTCGCTGTCCCAGTTCGAGGACTCGGAGTTCTACGACAAGTTGACGCGGGCCCGACGGGAGGCCTCGACCCGGCCCCTGGGCCTTGTCAACAAGACCTTCGGCCTGGCCCAGAACGGCATCTCGCTGGCCAGCTTCGGGGTGCTGCTGGTGCAGTTCTCGCCCTGGGCCCTGGCGGTGCTGGTGATCGGCGCCCTGCCGGTGTTCGTCTCCGAGGCCCGCTTCTCCGGCGACGCCTTCCGGCTGTTCCGCTGGCGCTCGCCCCAGACCCGCATGCAGATGTACCTCGAGACGGTGCTCGCCCGGGAGGACAGCATCAAGGAGGTCAAGCTGTTCGGCCTGGAGCCGCTGCTGCTCGACCGCTACCGACGCATCTTCGACACCCTCTACGCCGAGGATCGTCGCCTGACGATCCGCCGCGAGACCTGGGGCTTCCTGCTCGGCCTGCTCGGCACCCTGGCGTTCTACGGCGCCTACGCCTGGGTGGTGGTGGACACCGTGGCCGGCCGGCTGACGCTGGGGGAGATGACCATGTACCTGATGGTCTTCAAGCAGGGCCAGGCGGCCCTCTCGGCAAGCCTCACCGCGATCAGCGGCATGTACGAGGACAACCTCTACCTGTCGAACCTCTACGAATACCTGGAGCAGCCGGTGGCCCGCGAGACCGGCCGGCGTACCCGGGGCGCCCGGCCGGGCGACGGCATCCGCTTCGAGGGGGTGAGCTTCACCTACCCCGGCGCCGATGCGCCGGCGCTCGCCGACATCGACCTGCACCTGACGCCGGGCCACAGCCTGGCCCTGGTCGGCGTCAACGGCTCGGGCAAGACCACCCTGATCAAGCTGCTGACCCGGCTCTACGATCCCGACGAGGGACGGATCCTGCTCGACGGCAGCGACCTGCGCGACTGGGACCTGGCCACCCTGCGCCGGCGCATCGGGGTGATCTTCCAGGACTTCGTGCGCTACCAGCTCAAGGTGGGCGAGAACCTGGGCGCCGGCGACGTGACGGCCTTCGACGACGAGGCGCGCTGGCAGGAGGCGGCCCGGCGAGGCCTGGCGGAGGACTTCATCGCCACCATGCCGGCGGGCTACCACACCCAGCTGGGCCGCTGGTTCAAGGGCGGGCAGGAACTGTCCGGCGGGCAGTGGCAGAAGATCGCCCTGGCCCGGGCCTACATGCGCGAGGACGCCGATATCCTGGTGCTCGACGAGCCCACCGCGGCCATGGACGCCGCCGCCGAGGCGGCGGTCTACGCCGACTTCCGCGACCATGCCCGGGACAAGATGACGGTGCTGATCTCCCACCGCTTCTCCACGGTGCGCGCCGCCGACCAGATCCTCGTCATCGACGGCGGGCGCATTCTCGAGCGCGGCGACCACCACAGCCTGATGGCCGAGGGCGGCCGCTACGCCCGGCTGTTCCGGCTGCAGGCCAAGGGCTACGCCTGA
- a CDS encoding glutathione S-transferase family protein: protein MGLLIDGQWHDQWYDTKQHGGEFVRESAKLRDWVTADGAPGPDGQPGRPAEAGRYHLYVSLACPWAHRTLIMRRLKGLAGLIGVSHTSPLMLDQGWTYHQDEGSSGDPLNGVDYHRELYTLTDPHYTGRVTVPALWDRRDGRIVNNESADLVRMLNGAFDELTGNRLDFYPADLRETIDAVNADVYDHVNNGVYKAGFATEQDVYEKHVAALFAALDRLETRLAEWRYLAGEWLTEADIRLFTTLVRFDAVYHGHFKCNLRRIEDYPNLSNYLRELYQWPGIRETVDFEHIKRHYYYSHDTINPTRIVPAGPQLDLDRPHDRERLPGRGIREKG, encoded by the coding sequence ATGGGGCTCTTGATCGACGGACAATGGCATGACCAGTGGTACGACACCAAGCAGCACGGCGGGGAGTTCGTTCGCGAATCCGCGAAGCTGCGCGATTGGGTCACCGCCGACGGGGCACCGGGACCGGATGGCCAGCCGGGTCGGCCCGCCGAGGCGGGGCGCTACCACCTCTACGTGTCCCTGGCCTGCCCCTGGGCCCACCGCACGCTGATCATGCGGCGCCTCAAGGGGCTCGCGGGGCTGATCGGCGTGTCGCACACCAGCCCGCTGATGCTCGACCAGGGGTGGACCTACCACCAGGACGAGGGCTCCAGCGGCGATCCGCTCAATGGCGTCGACTACCATCGCGAGCTCTATACCCTCACCGATCCCCATTACACTGGCCGCGTCACGGTGCCGGCCCTGTGGGACAGGCGGGACGGCCGGATCGTCAACAACGAGTCGGCGGATCTGGTGCGCATGCTCAACGGGGCCTTCGATGAGCTCACCGGCAACCGGCTCGACTTCTATCCGGCGGATCTGCGCGAGACCATCGATGCCGTCAATGCCGATGTCTACGACCACGTCAACAACGGGGTCTACAAGGCCGGCTTCGCCACCGAGCAGGACGTCTACGAGAAGCACGTCGCGGCGTTGTTCGCGGCCCTGGACCGGCTGGAGACCCGGCTGGCCGAGTGGCGCTACCTGGCCGGCGAGTGGCTCACCGAGGCGGATATCCGCCTGTTCACCACCCTGGTGCGCTTCGATGCCGTCTATCACGGCCACTTCAAGTGCAACCTGCGGCGCATCGAGGACTACCCGAACCTGTCGAACTACCTGCGCGAGCTCTACCAGTGGCCGGGCATCCGGGAGACGGTGGATTTCGAGCATATCAAGCGCCACTACTACTACAGCCACGACACCATCAATCCGACCCGCATCGTGCCCGCCGGCCCGCAGCTCGACCTCGACCGCCCCCATGACCGCGAACGCCTGCCGGGTCGGGGGATTCGCGAGAAGGGGTGA
- a CDS encoding LysR family transcriptional regulator → MSRVTLAQWQMLAAVVDHGGFARAAEAIHKSPSTLNHAVHKLEEQLGVAVLEPVGRQVRLTEAGEMLLRRARQLIENADSLEDVATRLAEGLEAEIVLAIDQIFPPDALARALESFSATYPHVRVQLHETVLNGGVEMLQDGQADLLVSGLAARGFLGEPLVTVGFIAVAHPDHPLHRLGRVLDLRDLEQYRQLVVRDSAQRQSLDAGWLKAEQRWTVSHLDTSIDMLERNLGFAWVPETRILDALQAGRLKPLPLAAGGVREVPIQLIHRDQDRAGPATRAMAGHLQEAVTACAPPSRFEKIE, encoded by the coding sequence ATGTCCCGCGTCACCCTTGCCCAGTGGCAGATGCTCGCCGCGGTGGTGGACCATGGCGGCTTCGCCCGCGCCGCCGAGGCCATCCACAAGAGCCCCTCGACCCTCAACCATGCGGTGCACAAGCTCGAGGAGCAGCTCGGCGTGGCGGTGCTGGAGCCGGTGGGGCGCCAGGTGCGGCTGACCGAGGCCGGCGAGATGCTGCTGCGCCGGGCGCGCCAGCTGATCGAGAACGCCGACTCCCTGGAGGATGTGGCCACGCGGCTGGCCGAAGGGCTGGAGGCGGAGATCGTGCTGGCCATCGACCAGATCTTTCCCCCGGACGCCCTGGCCCGGGCCCTCGAGTCGTTCTCCGCGACCTATCCCCATGTGCGCGTACAGCTCCACGAGACGGTGCTCAACGGCGGCGTCGAGATGCTCCAGGACGGCCAGGCCGACCTGCTGGTCTCGGGCCTGGCCGCCCGCGGCTTCCTGGGTGAGCCACTGGTGACGGTCGGCTTCATCGCCGTCGCCCACCCCGACCATCCGCTGCATCGCCTGGGGCGGGTGCTGGACCTGCGTGACCTGGAGCAGTACCGCCAGTTGGTGGTGCGCGATTCCGCCCAGCGCCAGTCGCTGGATGCCGGCTGGCTGAAGGCCGAGCAGCGCTGGACAGTGAGCCATCTCGACACCTCCATCGACATGCTCGAGCGCAACCTCGGCTTCGCCTGGGTGCCCGAGACCCGCATCCTCGACGCCCTGCAGGCCGGGCGCCTGAAGCCGCTGCCGCTGGCGGCCGGCGGCGTGCGCGAGGTGCCGATCCAGCTGATCCATCGCGACCAGGACCGTGCCGGGCCGGCCACCCGAGCCATGGCCGGGCATCTGCAGGAAGCCGTCACGGCCTGCGCGCCTCCGAGTCGGTTCGAAAAGATCGAATGA
- a CDS encoding pirin family protein translates to MPASATTRRIARRLSSQPSQDGDGVAIRRLHDFGGGLDPFLMLDELEAAADDDDIGGFPPHPHRGIQTLTYALRGGLRHEDHLGHHSSIGAGDAQWMHTGRGIIHGETPFTDERGLHAFQLWLNLAARDKLSTPTYRDVRAAEMAHLARPGAELIALGGDWRLADGETTRGPLEALAGRGAVAHLRLAAGGGLELENAATTLLVFVFDGRLAVADEAVSRGELVRLGPGERLSLASDSGAEALLLAGEPHGEPIAHYGPFVMNHRHELEQAMHDYRDGTFTAS, encoded by the coding sequence ATGCCGGCCAGCGCCACGACCCGCCGCATCGCGCGGCGGCTAAGCAGCCAACCCAGCCAGGACGGCGACGGCGTCGCGATCCGCCGCCTCCACGACTTCGGCGGCGGGCTGGATCCCTTCCTGATGCTCGACGAGCTGGAAGCCGCCGCCGATGACGACGACATCGGCGGGTTTCCCCCGCACCCGCATCGCGGCATCCAGACCCTCACCTACGCCCTGCGAGGCGGCCTGCGCCACGAGGACCACCTGGGACACCACAGCAGCATCGGCGCCGGCGATGCCCAGTGGATGCACACCGGACGCGGTATCATCCACGGCGAGACGCCCTTCACCGACGAGCGGGGCCTGCATGCCTTCCAGTTGTGGCTCAACCTGGCGGCCCGGGACAAGCTGTCCACGCCCACCTATCGCGATGTCCGCGCCGCCGAGATGGCGCATCTCGCCAGGCCCGGCGCCGAGCTCATCGCCCTGGGCGGCGACTGGCGGCTCGCCGACGGCGAGACGACACGCGGCCCCCTCGAGGCCCTGGCGGGCCGGGGGGCGGTGGCTCACCTGCGCCTCGCGGCCGGCGGCGGCCTCGAGCTGGAGAACGCCGCGACCACCCTGCTGGTGTTCGTCTTCGACGGCCGCCTGGCGGTGGCCGACGAGGCCGTCTCGCGCGGCGAGCTGGTGCGCCTCGGCCCCGGCGAGCGGCTGTCCCTCGCCAGCGATAGCGGAGCCGAGGCCCTGCTGCTCGCCGGTGAGCCCCATGGGGAGCCGATCGCCCACTACGGCCCCTTCGTGATGAACCATCGCCATGAGCTCGAACAGGCCATGCACGACTATCGCGATGGCACCTTCACCGCCTCCTGA
- a CDS encoding DMT family transporter yields MWKRLPFRLRGYLITMTGVLLLSPDALLVKDTQVDVATFMFWRGLLLGGVLLAIAALRYGRALPAALRACGPAIWWCPLAFAGSAWAFVIGNRLTSAGNVLVMMNLAPLVAGLIGLLCFGQRLRRQTWVVIGICVTGASLMAAGEVGQGSLLGLAVALFVPAAIAINTTVASVQKGDRQRGVDTTVVLPLGCLAMLLPAIPLGGVQLPSADDMQRIALMGLLLPAAYFLIQTGPRYLPGAEVSLVMLLETLVGTLLVWAWLGEVPTLLAFVGGGLIVAAMLLSGLRDLYRQRRKAAAGAPDAQRLQQKLAEQESAAEAGEATGHGEPGSERH; encoded by the coding sequence ATGTGGAAGCGCTTGCCGTTCCGGTTGCGCGGTTACCTGATCACCATGACCGGGGTGCTCCTGCTGTCGCCGGATGCCCTGCTGGTCAAGGACACCCAGGTGGACGTCGCCACCTTCATGTTCTGGCGGGGCCTGTTGCTGGGCGGGGTGCTGCTCGCCATTGCCGCGCTGCGCTACGGGCGCGCCCTGCCCGCGGCCCTGCGCGCCTGCGGGCCCGCCATCTGGTGGTGTCCGCTGGCCTTTGCCGGCAGTGCCTGGGCCTTCGTCATCGGCAACCGGCTGACTTCCGCCGGCAACGTGCTGGTGATGATGAACCTGGCGCCGCTGGTCGCCGGGCTGATCGGCCTGCTGTGCTTCGGCCAGCGGCTACGTCGCCAGACCTGGGTGGTGATCGGCATCTGCGTGACCGGGGCGAGCCTGATGGCGGCGGGGGAGGTCGGGCAGGGGAGCCTGCTGGGCCTGGCGGTGGCGCTGTTCGTGCCGGCCGCCATCGCCATCAACACCACCGTGGCCAGCGTCCAGAAGGGCGACCGCCAGCGCGGGGTCGACACCACGGTGGTGCTGCCGCTGGGCTGCCTGGCGATGCTCTTGCCCGCCATCCCGCTGGGCGGGGTGCAGCTGCCGTCGGCCGACGACATGCAGCGCATCGCCCTGATGGGCCTGCTGCTGCCCGCCGCCTACTTCCTGATCCAGACCGGGCCACGCTACCTGCCCGGGGCCGAGGTCAGCCTGGTGATGCTGCTCGAGACCCTGGTCGGGACCCTGCTGGTCTGGGCCTGGCTCGGTGAGGTGCCGACGCTGCTGGCCTTCGTGGGCGGGGGGCTGATCGTCGCCGCCATGCTGCTCAGCGGCCTGCGCGACCTGTATCGCCAGCGGCGCAAGGCCGCCGCCGGGGCCCCGGACGCCCAGCGTCTCCAGCAGAAGCTCGCCGAGCAGGAGAGTGCCGCCGAGGCCGGTGAGGCGACAGGCCACGGGGAGCCGGGCAGCGAGCGCCACTGA
- a CDS encoding YaiI/YqxD family protein has translation MPNLWVDADACPRIARDIIVRAAERTATPTTFVANHQVPLPPSKWVKGLAVSHGFDAADDEIVERLQPGDLVVTSDLPLAMAAIERGASVMTSRGEALNESNIRARVQMRDFMETLRASGEHTGGPKGYSDVDRREFANALDRWLAKQR, from the coding sequence ATGCCGAACCTCTGGGTCGACGCCGATGCCTGCCCGCGCATCGCCCGCGACATCATCGTGCGCGCCGCCGAGCGTACCGCCACCCCGACCACCTTCGTGGCCAACCACCAGGTCCCCCTGCCGCCCTCGAAGTGGGTCAAGGGGCTGGCGGTGAGCCACGGTTTCGACGCCGCCGACGACGAGATCGTCGAGCGCCTCCAGCCAGGCGACCTGGTCGTCACCTCGGACCTGCCGCTGGCCATGGCCGCCATCGAGCGCGGCGCCAGCGTGATGACCAGCCGCGGCGAGGCGCTGAACGAGAGCAATATCCGCGCCCGGGTGCAGATGCGGGACTTCATGGAGACCCTGCGTGCCAGCGGCGAGCACACCGGCGGGCCCAAGGGCTACTCCGACGTGGACCGCCGTGAGTTCGCCAATGCCCTGGATCGCTGGCTGGCGAAGCAGAGGTAA